TCGAGCAGGAGATTGTCCCGCATCTGCAACAGGCGCTGCCGGATCAGATCACCGCCGCGCCGCCCGGCGCCGATCCGCTACGCCATCGCTTCACCCTGGTCTTCGACCGCGAAGGCTATTCACCGGACTTCTTCAAACGGATGAAAGCGCTGCGCATTGCCTGTTTGACCTATCACAAATTCCCCGGCGCCCCCTGGCCCGAGGATGAATTTGCCGCCACTCGGGTGCGTTTGGCCAGCGGTGAGTGGGTGACCATGGATCTGGCCGAGCGGGGCACGCGCCTGAGCAATGATCTGTGGGTGCGAGAGCTGCGCAAACTGACCGAACGCGGCCATCAGACCGCGATTCTCAGCACCGACTATCGCAGCGACGGCGCTCCACTGGCGGCAGCCATGTTCGCGCGCTGGTCGCAGGAAAACTTCTTCAAGTATGCCCGCCAACACTTCTCCCTGGATCGCCTGGTGGACTATCGTACCGAGGACATTTCCGACCCCCTACGGGTGGTCAACCCTGACTACCGCCAGCTCGACGCCCAGGTCCGCTCAGCCACCGGCAAGCTCACCCGGCGTCTGGCGCGCTTCGGGGAGATGACGCTCGATGAGACCATCGAGCCTGAGCATGTCGAGCCCTTTGTGCGCAAGAAGGCGGCACTGCAGGAGGAGATCGAAACGCTGCAACAGGACCTCAAGACGCTCAAGGCGCAGCGCAAGGAGACCCCACAGCACATCACTGTCGAGGAGTTACCCGAAGAAGCGCGCTTTCGCCAGCTCTCCACCCACAGCAAGCAACTCATCGATACGGTGAAGATGATTGCCTACCGCGCTGAGACGGCGATGGCCAATAGCCTACGCGAGCATTTGACGCGCCCCGATGAGGCGCGCGCCTTGCTGCGCGCGCTCTATACCACTGCAGCCGATCTGCTCCCCGATCCCGAGACGGGCACATTGACAGTACGGCTGCATCATTCGGCCAACGCGGCGAATGATCGGGTGATCGCAAAACTCTGCGAGGAGCTCAATGAGACTGCGACGGTTTTTCCGCGCACCAATCTGCGCTTGGTGCTGAAATTGGGTTCAATGTAAATTCCCTGAGATCAGGTCATCTGACCTTGGTCTAGGCGGCGACGAAATCGCGCACGAACTTCTCCTGATTGTCATCCTGGGCATAGACCTCGGCATAGGCGCGCAGGATGGCATTGGAGCCAAACACCAGATCGACCCGCGTCGCCGTCCATTGGACCGCATCGGTCTGGCGATCACGGATCTCATAGAGGTTGTCGTCCGCCGGCTCCCAGCGGTAGGCCATGTCGGTCAGGTTGACGAAGAAGTCGTTGGTTAAGGCGCCCTCCCGCTCGGTGAAGACGCCATCCTTGGTACCGCCATGATTGGTCCCCAACACCCGCAGTCCGCCGACCAGCACGGTCATCTCCGGGGCTGTCAGTCCCATCAACTGGGTGCGGTCGAGCATGAGTTCCTCGGCACTGACGGCATAGTCCTGTTTCAGCCAATTGCGATAGCCGTCGTGGATGGGTTCAAGCGGCTCAAAGGACTCGGCATCGGTCATCTCCTCGGTGGCATCGCCGCGTCCGGGGGCAAAGGGGACATTGATCGGGCAGCCCGCCGCTTGGGCGGCCTGCTCGATGCCAAGATTGCCGGCCAGGACGATGACATCGGCCAGACTGGCGCCCGCCTCGGCGGCGATGGGTTCCAGCACGTCCAGCACCTTGGCAAGACGGGCGGGTTCGTTGCCTTCCCAGTCCTTCTGCGGCGCCAGACGAATGCGCGCGCCATTGGCTCCGCCGCGCATGTCGGAGCCGCGGAACGTTCGGGCACTATCCCAAGCGGTGGCGACCCGCTCGCCAATGCTCAGTCCACTGGCGGCAATTCGGGCCTTGACGGCCTCGACATCATAGTCGCTGCGCCCCGCCGGGATGGGATCCTGCCAGATCAGGTCTTCCTTCGGCACCCAGGGGCCGAGATAGCGCGTCTTGGGTCCCATGTCACGATGGGTCAGCTTGAACCAGGCGCGTGCGAAAACTTCCGAAAGGTACTCGGGGTCTTGGTGGAAGCGCTCGGCGATTTCCCGATAGACCGGGTCCATCTTCATGGCCATGTCGGCATCGGTCATGATCGGGTTGCAGCGGATCGAGGGGTTCTCGACATCGACCGGCTTGTCTTCTTCCTTGATGTCGACCGGCTCCCACTGCCAAGCGCCGGCCGTACTCTTGTTCAGCGTCCACTCGTGATTGAGTAGCATGGCGAAGTAGCCGTTATCCCACTGCGTGGGCCGGGTGGTCCAGGCGCCTTCGATGCCGCTGCCCATGGTATCGCGGCCGATGCCGCGCTGGGTCTTGTTGAGCCAGCCGAGGCCCTGATCCTCGACATCAGCCGCTTCCGGATCCGTCCCGAGCAGTGCCTCCTGGCCGTTGCCATGGCACTTGCCGACGGTATGGCCACCGGCGGTCAGGGCGACGGTCTCCTCGTCATCCATCGCCATGCGCGCGAAGGTCTCGCGCACATCGACGGCGGTCTTGAGCGGATCGGGCTGGCCGTCGACGCCCTCCGGGTTGACGTAGATGAGGCCCATCATCACCGCAGCCAGCGGGTTCTCCAGCTCACGCTCACCGGAGTAGCGGCTGCCCTCGCTGTCGCTCGGTGCCAGCCACTCCTGCTCCGCGCCCCAGTAGGTGCCTTTCTCGGGGTGTCAGATGTCCTCGCGGCCAAAGCCGAAGCCGAGCGGCCAATCGTTTGGGTCAATCGTTCGCTTCGCTGAAACCGATTGCGGTTGTCAGGTTCGGCGATCCCTTCACGGGCGGCCCACTCAACTGGGTCGGATCGGTTCACATGCACCGAAAATGGGGTTTATGCACCAGTGCTGCGATCCCTGTTCGGTGCCCCAATTCGACCCGGACACCTTCAGCCAAGGTCAGTCTCAGGGACATGCCTGGATCAGCGGTGGAATTGGTCCCCATGAGCGTGAACTGCTCAGCCAGCACTTGGGGCAGGGCATGCTTCCTAGTTACGCATTGTTTTCTTCGCAAGCCGGGCGCTGTGCTTATCCGGGAACATCAAGAGCTGGCATGCGGCTTGCTTGACCAAGCCCAAGGGCCAAAACTGAGTTGATTGCCGAGTGCGGGCCGCGCCTGTTTGTCCGTATTCATGGCCTTGGCCTTGGTCCTATAAGGCGTATGGCGTCGTAACTCAACAAGTGAGGTGAAACATGAATTGGGATGAAGTCAAGGGTAAATGGACTGAAATGAAAGGGCATGTGAAGGATCGCTGGGCCGACCTGACCGACGACGACCTTTTGGCCGTCGAGGGCGAGCGAGACAAGCTCGTCGGGAAGATCCAACACCGTTACGGCGTGACCAAGGAAGAGGCGGAGCGCCAAGTCGAGGAATATGAAAAAAGCTGAATGTGTCGGCGGGCGTTGCGGCGTCCGCCGTCACGCTCGTCGCGGACAACGAACCTCATCTGAATATGGAGGTCAGGCGAGCGCTCGCGCGTTGGCGATGGGTTTCGGTCGGTTCGGTGTTTGCCGTCGTGCTTTGGTTGGCGGCATCCACGCTCTTCTCGTTTTATGTCTCCCAATTCGGCACCTACAACGCGACCTACGGGTCAATTGGCGCTGTCATCGGCCTGAAGGATTCGGAGGTGCGTCTTGATCGCCATCTTGTCCCTGCTGTTGGTTGTCACCCTGTCGATTCTCATCACCCGCATTGCCGCCATCGCGTTGCGTCATACCGGGCTTGCGCGTCAGAGCGCCCGGTTCCAGGCTCGGTCGGCCTTTTCCGGGGCGGGCTTTACCACCACCGAGTCGGAACAGGTGGTCAACCATCCCGTGCGTCGCCGCATCGTGCTGACCCTCATGCTGCTCGGCAACGCCGGGATCGTCACCGCCGTGTCTTCCTTGATGCTGGCTTTCGTCGGGGGCGGAGATGCCGAGGGCATGGCCTTGTGGATCAAGGTGGTCTTGTTGGTTACTGGTCTGGTGTTGCTCTGGGCTTTTGCCTCCAGTCAGTGGGTCGATCGACTGTTGTCAGGTATCGTCGATCGGGCGCTGAGGCGCTTCACCCATATCGATGTTTCCGACTACGAAGGTCTGTTGCATCTGGCCGGCGACTACAAGATCGTCGAGCTTGCCGTCGAGGATGGTAGCTGGCTCGATGGCCAGCCGCTGCGCGCGTTGCGTCCGGCTGAGGAAGGCATACTGGTGCTCGGGCTCGCCAAGTTCAACGGCGAATGGTTTGGCACGCCGGGAGGCGACACCGTGGCACAGAGTGGGGACCAGTTGATCGTTTATGGTCGTACGGAGACGATTCGCAAACTGGAGGCGCGGCGTGCCGGTGACGACTGGGCGCACGCCGAGGCGGTCGACGAGCAGCGCCGCATTGCCGGCGCCGAGCGCAGGGATGCCGAGCACGACGGGGCGGAAACAAGATGAGGAACCTACAAGGACGAAATCGACGTCGACGACCTGGGTCATAAGGGGCTGAAGCGGCACGCGCGCTCAGACGAGCACACGGAGTCATGGAGGGCGACGCGGAACGGCGCATTCTCGCGTCCATCGTCCCGCAACTC
Above is a genomic segment from Thiorhodovibrio litoralis containing:
- a CDS encoding TrkA C-terminal domain-containing protein, yielding MIAILSLLLVVTLSILITRIAAIALRHTGLARQSARFQARSAFSGAGFTTTESEQVVNHPVRRRIVLTLMLLGNAGIVTAVSSLMLAFVGGGDAEGMALWIKVVLLVTGLVLLWAFASSQWVDRLLSGIVDRALRRFTHIDVSDYEGLLHLAGDYKIVELAVEDGSWLDGQPLRALRPAEEGILVLGLAKFNGEWFGTPGGDTVAQSGDQLIVYGRTETIRKLEARRAGDDWAHAEAVDEQRRIAGAERRDAEHDGAETR
- a CDS encoding CsbD family protein, whose product is MNWDEVKGKWTEMKGHVKDRWADLTDDDLLAVEGERDKLVGKIQHRYGVTKEEAERQVEEYEKS
- a CDS encoding putative transposase, which gives rise to MGASDVEGRLAASFGELDAVAPDFAPALDVPNGGLLCALPAFLAVGLLDHLEGHLELPKGYYGLDSLLLLLGFMALARLPFIESLRYSAPGEWGKLLGLDRIPEVRTLRTKIQLLSQGDGPAQWSAALCEQWMADAPDQAGVLYIDGHVRVYHGGQTKLPRHYVARERLCLRATTDYWVNAMDGQPFFVVNQVVDPGLIQVIEQEIVPHLQQALPDQITAAPPGADPLRHRFTLVFDREGYSPDFFKRMKALRIACLTYHKFPGAPWPEDEFAATRVRLASGEWVTMDLAERGTRLSNDLWVRELRKLTERGHQTAILSTDYRSDGAPLAAAMFARWSQENFFKYARQHFSLDRLVDYRTEDISDPLRVVNPDYRQLDAQVRSATGKLTRRLARFGEMTLDETIEPEHVEPFVRKKAALQEEIETLQQDLKTLKAQRKETPQHITVEELPEEARFRQLSTHSKQLIDTVKMIAYRAETAMANSLREHLTRPDEARALLRALYTTAADLLPDPETGTLTVRLHHSANAANDRVIAKLCEELNETATVFPRTNLRLVLKLGSM